The Vanacampus margaritifer isolate UIUO_Vmar chromosome 16, RoL_Vmar_1.0, whole genome shotgun sequence genome includes the window GGATTCCAAGGACTTCAAAATGTGACTAACCTCAGACACAATGGTGGCTGTGTAGATGCTGCGGTCGTACTCCCACCCGTCCAGGCAGCCCTCTCGGGGCACGGCGCTCAGGTTGACCTCGGAGGGCGGCAAGCCCGCCTCCGAGTAAACCCGCAGAGTGTCCAAGCGGTACCGGGAGCACTCTGCGGGCCGCCCGTCCTCCTCGAGTGGGATGCTGGCGTTGCGCCACTCCTCTGTCAGGTTCAGCCCGTCCGCGGGTACCAGGCAGTGGTGGGCCGGTGTGTCGGCCACAAAGACCACCATCAAACTGCCGTAACCGTTGGGGATCATGGTGATGCAGAGCAGCAGGGAGAGGCAACATTGGAAGGGCCCCCAGTCCCCCAAGAACTCCGTGTCCGCCTCGTAGTCATTCACGCTCTCCATCCTGTACGCTGGCGGCGGATTCTGGagtggagttttctttttttgttaggaCTGGTCCACTCAAGTGAAACCATCCCTCCACCCTCACACATACTCtcctgcgcacacgcacacaaaagcaCACCATTAACTCAGAGTCCACCTTCAACTAGTAGATGTTTAATGTCGGTAATGAAATGCAACATAAAAGTTGTGCTTTTGAAGCAGAGATCGAAGTAGACTCTTCATTTGACCAATAGTTGGCTTATAATTgtatatcgtcgctgctatgtgaaaaacacttgtgtccatttttttcttcctttattttttatttttaaagtttttagtatgtctgcattcagttttaccccaaaaacctaaaaaaaaaatttaaaaaaggacctaagtgtttttcacatagcagcgacgaatAACTTATACTTATTTGCTAAAGCATGGGGTCAAGTTTGTGACCTGGGTCAAGTGCGGCTTAATAAGTAAATCTCTTCATTGCCAATTTGCCACTTCCTGTGCCAAAACTGAGTGTCTTTTGATGACGCAAAGTCATTTCTGCCGAAGGTGTTTATTATATGAGCGCAATGTCACTCAGTACAGCGCAGATTTCCGCCCAGATCAAATTGTTAACCAAAGTGTTGTTAGCTAGCTGGATTCTTCCTAGTTCATGGGGATGATGAACAGGTTTGAGGaaatgattgtgtttttttttgtttgttttttttaatttttcttaggttttacattagcactgcTACATGTTAACAATTAAGCATAAACTCTCCTGAACTTTGAGATGGCGTTTTTTCAACTGGGCGTGGCCTTACAACAGTTCTTTTGGGTGCTTGAAAGCTACTTAGTACCATTCAGAGTACAAGCACGTGCACGTCTAAAGAGTATTTAAAAGTGTGGAATGTTGTTTGGAgcaaacattcacactctgcTGTGCAAGTGGCCGCGGTGGTGGGACGGGAGAAGCGCAGATGGactgggtcatttttttttttttttaaaagcgttTGATCATATCCTAGTAAATCAAATCAGCCGGTCGAGGGGATGTGTCTGGATAAATCATTTCCTCTTCTCTTCCAATGAGTCCTGATTGTTTTCCCCAGACGAGAGCGGGTTCGTCCTGAAAGGGGGGTTTTAATGCTCTGCTGGGGCTGAGAGGATTCACTGGCCCACTCAGGGTCCTGCTCAGTGATTGAGAGTCACCACAGCACACGCACCATCCAACATGGGCGACTATAACGAAGACACAGCCTTCCTGGGCCAGACCGGACCTCACTTTTGGATTACTTTCATGCTTCTCAACACCATTTTCATCTCTACCGGATTCAACGGGCTCTACATCGTCTTCGTTGGGGCGGCCCCCGAGCACCGCTGCCTCGTGCCAGAGGTCAATCTCACGGCAGCGTGGCAGGACGCCATCATTCCCGTCACTGAGACGGACGGTCGTGAGGTACGCAGCCAGTGTCGGCGCTACAAGCTGGACGTGGTCCGGAACCTCTCAGCAGAGGGATATGCTCCGGGGACGGACGTAAACCTCACGGGCCTGGAGCAGGAGAACTGCTTGGACGGCTGGAGTTACAGCAAAGACATATACCAGGCTAACATTGTCACCGAGGTCAGCATGCCGATCACATGACAACAATGTAAAATGTTCGTTTAGAATTTATTGCACGTGTCTTTGCAGTGGGACTTGGTCTGTGACGACCAGTGGAAAGTTCCTTTTGCTTCCTCTACTCTGTTTGTCGGATATCTCCTGGGATCGCTGATCTCAGGCCAGCTTTCTGACAGGTACTTTATCCCCAATGATCAGCTCAGctcagctttatttatttatttttttaataatgcagGGATAGGAATGCAGATATTAAGAGCATGTGGTGGCCCGGGCCTGTTGCATTCATTCAACAAGACAGCGCCATCTGCTGTTGGCGTACACTATCGATAACATTTGTCTTGCAATGTTTCAATTACATTGACTGAGGATGAGCTAACAGTGACTAAGTACTTTATTTTCGAGATTGCTGGAGGCGTCCCTTTTCATTCTCAATGCTATTCTTTGACAGCTGTAAAAACCCCTATAGTGTAACCttaccccaaccccccccccgcccccccagcTGCCCTTTTCCCCACCATGTGAGGCAAAGGCAACACGCCAGAGTTGTGGCCAGCTGCAGGGTCAGAGAGTGTGACATAAGGGTGCAAACAGCAGGCAGCCTTGAGTTGTAGAACTTTTGCGAATTTAAGTAACAAGTAAAAAGCACACTTCCAAACCATCATTCATTTGATCCCCAACACTCAACACTCCCAACTATTAGTAGTTAGAGTCTAGCAAAAAAATATCTGGCGAAGACAAAGCTTTAAAGTGAAACCGGAAATATGAGCAGTAGTAGCTTCATCTGTAAAGAACTTGTCTGTATGTACAAAGCTATAAGAACTTGGATCAAAGGACTTGACTTGTATAATGGCAAGTGCTTTAATATTCACATGATATGAGAAACCTGTAGTTGTAGTACATTTTTGGTAAGCCTTGACATCAAGGGACAAAACCCCACGTTTCCATCACTATTCTCTCTTTAGGTTTGGAAGAAAGAAGATCGTTTTCATCTCTCTAGGAGCTCAGTGCATCTCGGTCCTGATGCAGTCCTTTTCCCTGTCGTGGAGGATGTTCTGCATCATGTACCTGTTCGTCGGAGCCTCACAGGTTTCCCTCTACATCTCTGCCTTTGTGCTAGGTACGGTCTCGTTTATCCCGCCTCGTGTCTGTCCTGAGTCTCTTTTTATTCATCCTGAACAGGAACAGAGGTGTTGAGCAAGACACTCCGTGTGATCTTCACAACACTCGGGGCGTTCCTCTTCTACGGCATCGGCTACATGATTCTTCCGTGGATTGCATACAGCATCAGGGAGTGGAGAACCCTCCTTGCCGTTCTATCAGCTACCTCTGTGGTCTACATCCCTCTGTGGTGGTACGCTAGCCAAGTTCCCCAAGAAGCTACCGGGATTTAAAGTCGTAGCTCTTAATTGTGTGCATGCAGGTTCATCCCAGAGTCTCCCCGGTGGCTTATCACTCAGGGTAGAGTGGCGGAAGCCGAAACCATTGTAAGAGAAGCCGCCCGGAAGAACAAAGTCGAGGCACCGCTCGTCATCTTCAGAGGATATGAGGTGGAGTATCCGTGTGGCACTTTACAAGTAGCTTTCATACTAACTTTCCGCAGAGACGTAAGATGGCGACAAATACTGTTTACACAAAAGACAGAGTAGGAAGGGTCAAACGGGGTCATGGCTTTTCCATGGTTCCTTTTTCGCACAGCTGATGCCCCGCCTCTGAAAAGCCCGGAAATTCACGGGTCCATTTAAATAACCAATGTTGGTAACGTTCAGAACAAGCgtctgttagaagactatctttgtcttccgcgtgttcgttgttgttcgggtagagaatgttgattttctgaatacagactggagatcggtgaacaggtccttcgaaggatttgttttgcagaatattctggacacgagcaagtttacagacaaatggctgcagttcctctcgcaagtgtgtagttacagcggactcacatcattcttatactatcttgaaacccctcaggaaacagcccccagtcctgagttcaatacacatgacgacagccggaagtagataagactttttacacttttacagcatatcatccaatgcacattgagttcaaccccagacactggcccattgatgtggaaacagacgaggtcctttagacacgatgacatgagcagaaattgcgacagcacttacaaagacacatccacagataaaagttctactgaggaaataagtaaattaaaacagttatgaatAAATCTAGGCAGAAGACTCTAAGCACGTCACAGAGAAAAGCTGGCTTTGAAAAGaatgtattttggtcctcatTGCATTTTCAGTCGCTGCCTCCGAGCAAGACGTACACCATGCTTGACGTCCTGAGATCCAAGAACGTAAGATGCATCACAATGATGTGTCTTGTTCTGTGGTGAGCACGATCAACAATAGACTGAGAACTTCAACAGCTTAATGCTTACTGCTGAACCTTCCGTCTTATCCCAACCAGGATGGCCATCAATGTGGGCTATTTTGGTTTATCCCTGAACACATCCAACCTCAGCGGAAACCCCTTCATGAACTGCTTCCTGTCGGCGACTATTGAGGTACCCGCCTACGTTGTGTCCACATGGCTCCTGAAGAGATGTCCCAGAAGGGCTTTACTTTCCACCTTTCTGGTCATCGGTGGAGGAGTCCTGCTGCTCATCCAGTTCATTCCGCCGAGTAAGTCTTGGGCGTAGTGCACGCAAGCACTATGCCAAAATCTTTCAAGTCCGTGTGAAGCGAATACACAGATTTGGTTCTAAATGTATTACACGGCATGAAGCATGTGCTCAAATGTCTCATGAAGTGTGAGCCGCAGGCTGACTAGCATGTGCTGCTGGGTTTAGCTGAGCTCTAGTTAGCTCGAGAGTTAGCTAGTGGATAACGTGAGGATCCGGTGGGATATATTCCAGTCACCAGAGGCTTTAATCGCATATATTTTCACGCCTCAGACATATCGTTATGTTTACACATAAGAAAGATGTTTGGCACTCAACAGTTACCAGTGGGTTCAGCAAACAacagcgattttttttttccttcaaatttgaCAGGGTTGGTAAgtattgaaagaggaataaaattacttgtcctctttgcgtgttccaaaacttgaagacagatttaatgcaagaaaaaacacctttgcaaaaatgattttatctaacagagatctctggacactcaaacagcctctaattcatcacttaaacaggtgggattcagagcgtcgaaatgtgtctcttccgcgtgtacaatggcttcttatagttaaaaccgaccgcctctctttcatttgtagacaaaacatactctctgggtacttttccatgagcgatggcgaaaacagagtcaggagtgcgtatGTTCGGGACAaattctgttcaaggactaaatgtgtttttgcacaaaatgctgagaaggaacttttttagactaaatagtatgtcccagtttaaggtcattataccgaaatcaacaccatctgctctgcacaggacacaaaacatctcgacaaggttaatataaagaattaaaatgttaataatgtgtaacaatggttaatatatgaaatgaagaattaaaatgttataatatctatcagtatGCTAAAAACACTCTTCTCTAGGGTCTGTCAAATTTATaagacattcattttcaattcacAGGGACTTTAAGAGGTGTGTTCCATTTATTAATAAGACGTTTTGAATGATTGTGTTTCCAACTTAATGGTAAACGTTTGGGGGATTTTGGGTCGCTCTCTCTCCCAGGTCTTCAGTATGTGGCCTTAGCTCTGGAAATGACCGGAAAGTTTGGCTTCACTATGGCCTTTGGTATAGTCTACATCTACACAGCGGAGTTATACCCCACCGTGCTCAGGAACCTTGGCATGGGAATATGTTCGTCGGCCGCTCGCATCGGAAGCATCACAGCTCCCTATGTCATCTATTTAGGCACGTCACATTATCATGCTCCCGTATTCTATCGCAcgtgtcgtgtttttttttttttttttttaaacacattttgcattttccaTTTGCAGGCACTTACAACAAGGCTCTGCCATACATTCTCATGGGAAGTCTCACCATCGGCTCCTGTGTGGTCAACATCTTCCTTCCAGAGACCTTGAACAGAGACCTTCCGGAAACTCTGGAACAGATGCAGGAATGGCAAGGGTATGGATAATTTGCTAAAGATTTACAACAGAATATAAGAAACAAACAGACAAGAGAGTATGCATTGTATCCGTTTTGTGTTGTGACCACCCTAACAGTGTTGTCTCTCTAGGTTGTGCTGTGGAGCGAAAAAAAAGAACTGCCGGTATGCGGAAAACGGAGGAAGTGGAAACCTGCACAAACAAAATGAAGCCAAAAGTGACCTGCAAAGTCTTACTCTGTAGCTTCCCAAGTAGCACTGATTCAATTTTATGTGTCAAAGATCTgggttttcctctttttttttctacttgaaatcttttaatttttgaattggtTGATGGCTGCTGATTTGCATTTTGATAATTACTTTGTAGAACTTTCCATTTGTGTTTGACATGAAAACACATGGATACCTCACTTGTCTTTAATTACTTTACATGTAAATAAAACCAAATCTCAACAATCTCAACTGTTTTGTACAGTAACAAGGTATCAGACAATTTCTGGCTACAACATGAGTTTACCATCAATATTCTAGACGGTGGTGGTTGTAGTTTGTAGTTGTGTAGTGCAATGCATCCTAATCTGTCATAAATTTATGCAGGCTTTCCTAAACACGTAAAAATTGTGAAAGACACCGCTGCTAAGGCCAGTGCAGACATGACTTTGCATGCCTAATCAGCAACACTGAGCTGATCACCAAAGCAGAATGCAGGTTAATCTGTTagctattcatttttttaaaaccaagaGCCAAATCAAACCGTACGACGGAACTGCAAGTGATTTGCAATTTGGCGTGCAATCTTGTCAAGGTTTGGTTGAAATTCTAGATCTTTGTTTGACTTCCAAACCATCATTTTAGGTTGGATTTGGAGTTGTTCAAGCAGAGAACCGTCAACTTTAACTACCCGTGGAACATAATTGTACTCTGGTACTGTTACTGTATCTCTGACAGTGCAAAGCTGACGCATAAAATCATGTCATCTTAGCATTAAAAAGCGCACCATGAGACATACAG containing:
- the slc22a5 gene encoding organic cation/carnitine transporter 2 codes for the protein MGDYNEDTAFLGQTGPHFWITFMLLNTIFISTGFNGLYIVFVGAAPEHRCLVPEVNLTAAWQDAIIPVTETDGREVRSQCRRYKLDVVRNLSAEGYAPGTDVNLTGLEQENCLDGWSYSKDIYQANIVTEWDLVCDDQWKVPFASSTLFVGYLLGSLISGQLSDRFGRKKIVFISLGAQCISVLMQSFSLSWRMFCIMYLFVGASQVSLYISAFVLGTEVLSKTLRVIFTTLGAFLFYGIGYMILPWIAYSIREWRTLLAVLSATSVVYIPLWWFIPESPRWLITQGRVAEAETIVREAARKNKVEAPLVIFRGYESLPPSKTYTMLDVLRSKNVRCITMMCLVLWMAINVGYFGLSLNTSNLSGNPFMNCFLSATIEVPAYVVSTWLLKRCPRRALLSTFLVIGGGVLLLIQFIPPSLQYVALALEMTGKFGFTMAFGIVYIYTAELYPTVLRNLGMGICSSAARIGSITAPYVIYLGTYNKALPYILMGSLTIGSCVVNIFLPETLNRDLPETLEQMQEWQGLCCGAKKKNCRYAENGGSGNLHKQNEAKSDLQSLTL